One window of Pseudomonas urmiensis genomic DNA carries:
- a CDS encoding dermonecrotic toxin domain-containing protein: MTDTLPSVIASPFIAAQPLTLTRTTLQAKASCQKAQDICHELLKQAPRLSLVIRSLLDAKPATDPNELTMAEMNLPDTLRKRWQAYWKGRAQGTSLSRQQHAQQYYVIYFQAALSLASAATQITEAQLRPVSGLQNDPEWKMLDGKTITIESPSGASGALVFRVEGEAPQLLYLPGRATAFSSHATRQDLENQLPDHTGSITYRLLDDVAQGFSALLDNYLQAALDNLEDASADNPGNLASVALSQALAWETAHPTPQLFFTEASPALAQTNEHAAQLSLFDLGGLGPESSDTAASAQVARQMQLINDLSDSDAKKLQPLQKSLQEQQENARQATQTLLRSPRWHSAATTLQTNSALLKAHRQGLQVHAQIQQLLGQISSAQLSAVQSILDLGGDFPASDSNVRAAYPLLKQQAHSELADSAGEQHLREVLLITDAATLSAATDGPILLYWPGEHGGLLHCPNRLALANCLGMSEAHQSVDLLQINGDVLAQTLNATLSRMRTLTQQVQNEQGLAALATELPPLKETLEQRLQIPRHAARETALRLIQEQDQVVSKAAPLATRFSRLSPTTRQALSSLMPEYINAVKRSEALLTKDLQECQTFARTLIRQRLKRDFPHYDNSDIGLDLPRSVDLVTDIVTGGTPGTVTRKVYRPSPERETINLVTLLLENIDENMLRRLNHLRLDLATDDTALKSTLTAGLNAEYLQKLVKELDLANAYEQQILAAYKGLDDSPLWAEYRRECLTTPVQLMLRMQGLLLHGKGVLNDQGLAILQIAIRADSRSAYQAKGYDIRLLAATLTSGGADTDFGPTTLSGVTFIEDRRSGVTLLYLPEHASHPLAQHASLEAARLSLYERSREETQSHYLAGRALHGDLQAHMSRIRKAHLHDFSGVIGVGAQWPATTSLAEHLLNAQMGRAIVAHRASTRSNDQLWMENFTHQSNMIFTYLKLAIGVVPLFGTAIGIYDLFESAARAVNAFTQSKIIEGLEALNDIVLAVIDTAMDVATGIGVNSLTLRQLTRQRQLRNLRSMSSAQLRLDARALSRVKRFAGYEYQQALSMNGVSAATHGRYRGIYRHTQGDFIQIEQQFYQVQWDATAHTWRLQGTIHKGWKRAISLDEYGHWDTHFALHGVHLLGAGAGGGQVIGRLAEQLDPFWPAAIREQLPRFLVDQHYRRQRRVTSKAFADEASLIASIKRSNGLAQRNAPGAELQASFLDDITRGKQTYQSWDEVLQISARRNQHTPMTQKARAAKLICERLFNLIELLAKRGRGRLIEMAHLQMRVLGVDEFAEQLPLLRQWRQKAIEHLKERDEMFQGMEDLATWFQRAERDPQLHASYQRYQQHLNGEFKAYFDTLHLMPATLRHNNPSVVAEFLVQRLAEFEEAIHRTRNTVIDLREVQVNAAQRRLIYEQARGVFSQYKRRLQSTYASFPELFDESYLTRLYSNLDTLITMSDTQLRRLPQRQRTDGAPSRSPRLFLDTDGHWLVGDYQPATTSRPAQMVMHKDDGSVLKRFEADGERWRQRAADRPTRAHELRDLKHVANQAMANLPSYRKRIQTYQRQGMLAVDVEHMMVIKADDLQRYADRLQQLDPSAHEPARLRTQAQALRAEGRSMRIAQVKQSAQPSEGQLSYLIEQRQVELRRAGQRQMLSERDYLQEYQIVDLANHDHALLWYAHFHYRSADTPFDKFSAAHLKRAEDRFLGPQWQAAQAEPSNIWRGPLSRSIANQHFAALA; the protein is encoded by the coding sequence ATGACCGACACTCTTCCTTCAGTTATCGCCTCACCTTTCATAGCGGCCCAGCCGCTAACCCTGACCCGCACGACGCTGCAAGCCAAAGCCAGTTGCCAAAAAGCGCAAGACATTTGCCACGAGCTGCTCAAGCAAGCTCCACGGCTCAGTTTGGTTATTCGCTCGCTGCTTGACGCTAAACCTGCAACTGATCCGAACGAACTGACAATGGCGGAGATGAATCTGCCAGACACCCTACGCAAACGCTGGCAGGCTTACTGGAAGGGCCGCGCGCAGGGCACGTCCTTGAGCCGCCAACAACATGCGCAGCAATACTATGTAATCTACTTTCAGGCAGCGCTGAGCCTGGCTTCGGCGGCCACCCAGATCACTGAGGCTCAGCTACGGCCAGTCAGCGGCTTGCAGAACGATCCTGAATGGAAAATGCTCGACGGCAAAACCATCACCATCGAAAGCCCCTCCGGCGCCTCTGGGGCCCTGGTATTCAGGGTCGAGGGTGAAGCGCCACAGCTACTCTATCTGCCTGGACGCGCCACAGCCTTTAGCAGCCATGCCACACGCCAAGACCTGGAAAACCAACTGCCAGACCACACAGGCAGCATCACCTATCGACTGCTGGATGATGTAGCCCAGGGCTTTAGCGCTTTGCTCGATAACTACCTGCAAGCCGCACTCGACAACCTTGAAGACGCCAGCGCAGATAACCCTGGCAACCTCGCCTCGGTGGCCCTCAGCCAGGCACTAGCGTGGGAAACGGCACATCCCACCCCCCAGCTGTTTTTTACTGAGGCAAGTCCTGCCCTCGCGCAAACTAACGAACACGCAGCGCAGCTTTCGCTGTTTGACCTAGGTGGCCTGGGTCCTGAAAGTTCAGATACAGCCGCGTCGGCCCAAGTTGCCAGGCAGATGCAGTTGATCAACGATTTGAGCGACAGCGACGCAAAAAAACTTCAGCCGCTGCAAAAGTCCTTGCAAGAACAACAGGAAAACGCCAGGCAAGCCACGCAAACGTTGTTGCGCTCGCCCCGCTGGCACTCGGCCGCCACCACCCTGCAAACCAACTCGGCATTGCTCAAGGCCCATCGCCAAGGGCTGCAGGTTCACGCGCAAATTCAGCAGCTGCTTGGACAAATCAGTAGTGCGCAACTGAGCGCTGTGCAATCCATTCTCGATCTGGGCGGGGATTTTCCTGCCAGCGACAGCAATGTGCGCGCGGCCTATCCACTGCTAAAACAGCAAGCTCATAGTGAATTGGCTGACAGCGCCGGTGAGCAGCATCTGCGCGAAGTACTACTGATAACCGACGCAGCGACCTTGAGCGCTGCCACTGACGGCCCGATATTGCTGTACTGGCCAGGTGAACACGGTGGGCTTCTGCATTGCCCGAACCGCCTGGCCCTTGCCAATTGCCTGGGCATGAGTGAAGCGCATCAGTCGGTGGATCTGCTGCAGATCAACGGTGATGTACTGGCGCAGACCCTCAACGCCACGCTCAGCCGTATGCGCACGCTCACGCAGCAGGTTCAAAATGAACAGGGTCTGGCAGCTTTGGCCACTGAACTTCCGCCCCTCAAGGAAACACTCGAACAACGCCTGCAGATACCTCGCCATGCCGCACGCGAAACGGCGCTTCGCCTTATCCAAGAGCAAGATCAGGTGGTGAGCAAGGCTGCGCCGCTGGCAACCCGCTTCAGTAGGCTGTCACCGACTACTCGTCAGGCGCTGAGCAGTCTGATGCCCGAATACATCAATGCAGTAAAGCGCAGCGAAGCGTTACTGACCAAGGATCTACAGGAGTGCCAGACTTTTGCTCGAACGCTGATCAGGCAACGGCTGAAACGCGACTTTCCGCACTACGACAACAGTGACATAGGCCTCGACCTGCCACGTAGCGTCGATCTGGTCACGGATATTGTCACTGGTGGGACACCAGGCACGGTCACGCGAAAAGTCTACAGACCCAGCCCTGAACGAGAAACGATCAACCTTGTTACCCTGCTGCTGGAAAACATCGACGAGAACATGCTGAGGCGGCTGAACCATTTGCGGCTGGATTTAGCCACCGACGATACTGCCCTGAAATCGACGCTTACGGCGGGACTCAATGCCGAGTACCTGCAAAAACTGGTCAAGGAGCTAGACCTAGCCAATGCCTATGAACAGCAGATCCTTGCTGCCTATAAAGGTCTAGACGACAGCCCTTTATGGGCCGAATATCGACGCGAATGCTTGACTACGCCGGTGCAGTTGATGCTGCGGATGCAGGGCCTGCTGTTGCACGGAAAAGGCGTATTGAATGATCAAGGCTTGGCCATCCTGCAGATCGCCATCCGGGCCGACAGCCGTTCGGCTTATCAAGCGAAAGGCTATGACATCCGCCTGCTGGCGGCGACGCTGACCTCAGGCGGCGCCGACACCGATTTTGGCCCAACCACCTTGTCCGGTGTCACGTTCATTGAAGACCGTCGCTCAGGCGTCACGCTGTTATATCTACCTGAGCATGCGAGTCACCCATTAGCTCAGCACGCAAGCCTGGAGGCCGCCAGGCTCAGCCTCTACGAGCGCAGTCGCGAAGAAACGCAAAGCCACTACTTGGCCGGCAGGGCGCTGCACGGCGACCTTCAGGCGCATATGTCGCGCATCCGGAAGGCTCATCTGCATGACTTCTCAGGTGTGATCGGCGTGGGCGCACAGTGGCCTGCGACCACCTCACTGGCCGAGCATCTGCTCAATGCACAGATGGGCCGCGCGATCGTGGCTCATCGGGCCAGTACTCGCTCCAACGACCAACTCTGGATGGAGAATTTCACCCATCAAAGCAACATGATCTTTACCTATCTGAAGCTTGCGATAGGTGTAGTGCCACTGTTCGGCACTGCCATTGGCATCTACGATCTGTTCGAATCGGCAGCGCGTGCGGTCAACGCGTTTACCCAGAGCAAGATTATCGAGGGGCTCGAAGCGCTCAACGATATAGTGCTCGCGGTGATCGACACGGCGATGGATGTGGCCACCGGCATCGGCGTCAATTCACTCACCCTGCGCCAACTGACACGCCAGCGTCAGCTTCGTAACCTGCGCAGCATGAGTTCAGCGCAACTGCGCTTGGATGCCCGCGCACTCTCACGAGTCAAGCGCTTCGCTGGCTATGAATATCAACAAGCCCTCTCCATGAACGGGGTGTCCGCCGCGACGCACGGACGCTATCGGGGTATTTACCGACATACCCAAGGCGACTTCATCCAGATCGAGCAGCAGTTTTATCAGGTGCAATGGGACGCTACCGCTCACACCTGGCGTCTGCAGGGCACCATCCACAAAGGCTGGAAACGAGCAATCAGCCTGGATGAGTACGGACACTGGGATACGCACTTCGCTCTGCATGGCGTTCATCTGCTCGGTGCAGGCGCAGGTGGCGGTCAGGTTATCGGGCGTCTGGCCGAGCAGCTAGACCCCTTCTGGCCAGCAGCCATACGCGAGCAACTGCCGCGTTTTCTGGTCGACCAGCACTATCGGCGACAACGCAGGGTAACTTCCAAAGCCTTTGCCGATGAGGCCAGCTTGATCGCTTCTATCAAGCGCAGTAATGGGCTAGCGCAACGTAATGCGCCGGGGGCGGAGTTGCAGGCGAGCTTTCTCGACGACATCACGCGGGGCAAGCAAACTTACCAATCCTGGGACGAAGTGCTGCAGATCAGCGCTCGCAGGAACCAACATACACCTATGACGCAGAAAGCGCGTGCCGCTAAGCTGATCTGCGAGCGCCTGTTCAATCTGATCGAACTGCTGGCCAAGCGAGGTCGCGGCCGCCTCATCGAGATGGCGCACCTGCAGATGCGCGTGCTAGGTGTGGATGAATTTGCCGAGCAGCTACCCTTGCTGCGGCAATGGCGACAGAAAGCGATTGAGCACCTGAAAGAGCGCGACGAGATGTTCCAGGGCATGGAAGATCTGGCCACTTGGTTCCAACGAGCCGAGCGTGACCCTCAGCTACACGCCTCCTACCAGCGCTACCAGCAGCATTTGAACGGCGAGTTCAAAGCCTACTTCGACACCCTGCACCTGATGCCTGCAACCTTGCGCCATAACAACCCCTCAGTGGTGGCCGAATTTCTTGTGCAGCGGCTCGCAGAGTTCGAAGAAGCCATTCACCGAACGCGCAATACCGTCATTGACCTGCGCGAGGTGCAGGTCAATGCCGCGCAAAGACGCCTGATCTATGAACAGGCGCGCGGCGTTTTCAGTCAGTACAAGCGACGCCTGCAAAGCACTTATGCCAGTTTTCCAGAGCTGTTCGATGAGTCCTACCTCACGCGCCTGTACAGCAATCTCGATACCCTGATCACCATGTCAGACACTCAGCTCAGGCGCCTACCGCAGCGCCAGCGTACGGACGGGGCGCCCTCGCGTAGCCCCAGGTTGTTCCTGGACACGGATGGTCATTGGCTGGTCGGCGATTATCAGCCAGCCACTACGAGTCGGCCTGCCCAGATGGTCATGCATAAGGATGATGGCTCTGTGCTCAAGCGCTTCGAGGCCGATGGCGAGCGCTGGCGTCAGCGGGCAGCCGACAGGCCCACGCGAGCACATGAATTGCGCGACCTTAAACACGTCGCCAACCAAGCCATGGCTAACCTGCCCAGCTATCGCAAACGCATTCAGACCTATCAGCGCCAAGGCATGCTGGCAGTAGACGTCGAACACATGATGGTGATCAAGGCCGATGACCTGCAACGTTATGCCGATCGGCTACAGCAACTCGACCCATCAGCCCACGAGCCAGCCAGACTCCGCACTCAAGCCCAAGCGCTACGTGCCGAGGGGCGGTCCATGCGCATTGCCCAGGTAAAGCAAAGCGCGCAACCCAGCGAGGGCCAGTTGAGTTACCTGATCGAGCAGCGCCAGGTTGAATTGCGTCGCGCAGGCCAGCGGCAGATGCTCAGCGAGCGCGATTATCTTCAGGAATACCAGATCGTCGACCTCGCCAACCACGACCATGCGCTACTTTGGTATGCGCACTTCCACTACCGTAGCGCCGATACCCCATTCGACAAGTTCAGCGCAGCGCATCTCAAACGCGCCGAGGACCGCTTCCTCGGCCCGCAATGGCAGGCAGCTCAGGCCGAACCCAGCAACATCTGGCGCGGGCCGCTATCACGCAGCATAGCCAACCAGCACTTCGCCGCACTCGCCTAG
- the metR gene encoding transcriptional regulator MetR: MLEIRHLKTLHALREADSLVEAAERLHLTQSALSHQFKELEERLGLPIFVRKTKPIRFTSAGLRLLQLADATLPLLRGAERDIARLAGGTAGRLHMAIECHSCFQWLMPTIDQFRDAWPEVELDLASGFAFAPLPALARGDLDLVVTSDPLDLSGITYVPLFTYEAMLAVANQHALASKPYIVPQDLLDQTLITYPVERDRLDIFTRFLEPADIEPAAVRTSELTVMMMQLVASGRGVCGMPHWALHEYSSRGYVKGKRLGEKGLFATLYAAVRTDMLDAPYMRDFLLTAKDTSFATLDGVSAVR, encoded by the coding sequence GTGCTTGAGATCCGCCACCTGAAAACCCTGCATGCCCTGCGCGAGGCCGATAGCCTGGTCGAGGCCGCCGAACGCCTGCACTTGACGCAATCGGCGCTGTCCCACCAGTTCAAGGAACTCGAAGAACGCCTTGGCCTGCCCATCTTCGTGCGCAAGACCAAGCCGATCCGCTTCACCAGTGCCGGCCTGCGCCTGCTGCAACTGGCCGACGCCACCTTGCCGCTGCTGCGCGGCGCCGAACGCGACATCGCCCGCCTGGCCGGTGGCACCGCGGGTCGTCTGCACATGGCGATCGAATGCCATAGTTGTTTCCAGTGGTTGATGCCGACCATCGACCAGTTCCGCGATGCCTGGCCGGAAGTCGAGCTCGACCTGGCTTCAGGCTTTGCCTTCGCGCCACTGCCAGCGCTGGCCCGCGGCGATCTGGACCTGGTGGTGACCTCCGACCCGCTGGACCTGTCGGGCATCACCTACGTGCCACTGTTCACCTACGAAGCGATGCTGGCAGTGGCCAATCAACACGCCTTGGCCAGCAAACCCTACATCGTGCCCCAAGACCTGCTCGACCAGACGTTGATCACCTACCCAGTCGAGCGCGACCGCCTGGATATCTTCACCCGTTTCCTGGAGCCCGCCGACATCGAGCCGGCGGCGGTACGCACCTCGGAGCTGACCGTGATGATGATGCAGTTGGTCGCCAGTGGCCGTGGCGTGTGCGGCATGCCGCACTGGGCGCTGCATGAGTACAGCTCGCGCGGCTATGTAAAGGGCAAGCGTTTGGGTGAGAAAGGCCTGTTTGCCACGCTTTATGCGGCGGTGCGCACCGACATGCTCGATGCGCCGTACATGCGCGACTTTTTGCTGACGGCTAAAGACACTTCGTTCGCCACCCTCGATGGAGTCAGCGCGGTACGTTGA
- a CDS encoding NUDIX hydrolase: MTNIIRIAAALLIDPQGRTLLVRKRGTQAFMQPGGKIDAGETPQQALVRELHEELGLRVDPEHAEYLGQFSAPAANEPGFEVQAELFRVHSAEAVAPAAEIEEVLWLAAEQTPTFELAPLTRDLILPLYRQGLNVPR, translated from the coding sequence ATGACCAACATCATCCGCATCGCCGCCGCCCTGCTGATCGACCCCCAGGGTCGCACCCTGCTGGTGCGCAAACGCGGCACCCAGGCCTTCATGCAACCTGGTGGCAAGATCGATGCCGGGGAAACCCCGCAGCAAGCCCTGGTGCGCGAACTCCATGAAGAACTCGGCCTGCGCGTCGACCCTGAGCACGCCGAGTACCTGGGCCAATTCAGCGCCCCAGCGGCCAACGAGCCAGGCTTTGAGGTGCAGGCCGAACTGTTTCGCGTACACAGCGCCGAGGCTGTGGCCCCGGCTGCGGAAATCGAAGAGGTGTTATGGCTGGCAGCCGAGCAGACGCCAACCTTTGAGCTGGCGCCGCTGACCCGCGACCTGATCCTGCCGCTCTACCGCCAGGGCCTCAACGTACCGCGCTGA
- a CDS encoding DEAD/DEAH box helicase — protein MNLPALHHPVLDLFHPAVGSWFGQRFATVTDAQARAWPLIHSGQSMLLAAPTGSGKTLSAFLAVLDELFRQGLEHGGELPAQTQVVYVSPLKALSNDIRLNLQVPLEGISQALEAQGLKAPRITTAVRTGDTPQKDRAAMRKLAPHILVTTPESLYVLLGSGSGRAGLAQVHTVIVDEIHAVAGNKRGCHLALTLERLQALCGRPLRRIGLSATQRPVERVAQFLVGHQRPCAIVDVGHARQRDLAIEVPPVPLGAVMATDVWNLVYDRLAALAREHRTTLIFVNTRRLAERLTRHLGERLGNARVAAHHGSLAKEHRLIAEQRLKAGELQVLVATASLELGIDIGEVELVCQIASPGSIAGFLQRVGRSGHQVDGVPKGRLFPTSRDDLIECVALLDCVRRGELDELHTPKAPLDVVAQQIVAEVSNQPWSEQALFDCLRQAQPFAELDLRHYQSLLRLLAEGYNGRQGVRAAYVHRDAVSGMLRGRRGSQLTALTSGGTIPETADYAVLLEPQALNIGSVNEDFAVESIAGDIFQLGNASYRILRVEPGRVRVEDAHGLPPTIPFWLGEAPGRSDELSTAVARLQARIDEQLQLSGGEPEPVRQWLQDSYELHQDTVSQLLDYLQRTWQVLGALPSQQTLVMERFFDESGGTQLIIHSPYGSRINRAWGLALRKRFCRTFNFELQAAASEDAIVLSLSTSHSFELDEVWRYLSSKSAETILIQAVLDAPLFGVRWRWNAAVALALPRFVGGRKVAPQIQRMKSEDLVAAVFPDQIACLENIAGERQIPDHPLVEQTLDDCLHEAMDSEGWLALLRRMENGQVRLLSRDLPAPSPLAAAILNARPYAFLDDAPLEERRTQAVLNRRWNEVHSSDELGALDAEAIVAVQDEAWPQPTSSDEMHEALMSLGAISQAEVEGNPGWQALLHTLAKAGRSTCLHTPGQPLWLARERLNLFTALYPGARLEPSVDLLAGFDHPIDTDTALTELLRARLSGFGPLTLSQIAAPLGLAEPDIEQALARLEQQGYVLRGHFSPASQALQWCERHLLARIHRYTVKRLRREIEPVSLQDFMRFLFDWQHLASQDRLRGPEAISEVLGQLQGFPSAAGAWEADLLPARIKDYSPHWLDDACRSGQWAWSRLAATASSSTLSSTPLVLLPREHLGLWRSLASAPEVSELGPRAQRVHEALHRHGALFFDELSHEAHLLPSELESALQELVGSGLVGADSFTGLRSLITPAAKRSSRISRRGHPPMSSSMAHAGRWALLRRNSAEPDHDQRLEHIARALLRRYGVICWRLLERESDALPPWREMLRCYHRLEARGEIRGGRFIAGLAGEQFALPEAVGLLRQVRRRALDGELVMVSASDPLNLIGTLLPGSKVPAVSGNRLLYRDGLPVAARVAGKYVFLLEAPAEQEAWRLKLLRG, from the coding sequence ATGAACCTCCCTGCCCTGCACCACCCGGTCCTGGATCTGTTCCACCCCGCCGTTGGCAGCTGGTTCGGCCAGCGCTTCGCCACGGTCACCGACGCCCAGGCGCGTGCCTGGCCGCTGATTCACAGTGGCCAATCGATGCTGCTCGCCGCCCCCACCGGTTCGGGCAAGACCTTGAGCGCCTTTCTGGCGGTACTCGATGAGCTGTTTCGCCAAGGCCTGGAGCACGGCGGTGAACTGCCTGCGCAAACCCAGGTGGTGTATGTTTCACCGCTCAAGGCGCTGTCCAACGACATTCGCCTCAACCTGCAGGTACCCCTCGAAGGGATCAGCCAAGCCCTCGAAGCCCAGGGCCTGAAGGCGCCGCGGATCACCACGGCGGTGCGCACCGGCGATACTCCGCAAAAAGACCGTGCGGCCATGCGCAAACTGGCTCCGCATATCCTGGTGACCACCCCGGAATCGCTCTACGTGCTGCTCGGCTCGGGGTCCGGCCGTGCCGGCCTTGCGCAGGTGCACACAGTGATCGTCGATGAGATTCATGCCGTGGCCGGAAACAAGCGCGGCTGTCACCTGGCGTTGACCTTGGAGCGCCTGCAAGCCCTGTGTGGCAGGCCGCTGCGGCGTATCGGCCTGTCGGCCACGCAACGCCCGGTAGAGCGCGTGGCGCAGTTTCTGGTCGGCCATCAACGGCCCTGCGCCATCGTCGATGTCGGCCATGCACGCCAGCGTGATCTGGCCATCGAAGTGCCGCCGGTACCGCTAGGGGCGGTAATGGCTACCGATGTGTGGAACCTGGTCTACGACCGCCTCGCCGCCCTGGCCCGCGAACACCGCACCACGCTGATCTTCGTCAACACCCGGCGCCTGGCTGAGCGCCTGACCCGTCATCTGGGCGAGCGCCTGGGCAATGCGCGGGTCGCCGCTCACCACGGCAGCCTGGCCAAGGAGCACCGGCTGATTGCCGAGCAACGGCTGAAAGCGGGCGAACTGCAAGTGCTGGTCGCCACGGCTTCGCTGGAACTGGGCATCGACATCGGCGAGGTCGAGCTGGTCTGCCAGATCGCCTCGCCCGGCTCGATCGCGGGCTTCTTGCAGCGGGTCGGACGTTCAGGACACCAGGTCGATGGCGTACCCAAGGGGCGGCTGTTCCCGACCTCTCGCGATGACTTGATCGAATGCGTGGCCTTGCTCGATTGCGTGCGCCGGGGCGAACTCGATGAGTTGCACACGCCCAAGGCGCCGCTGGATGTGGTGGCCCAGCAGATCGTTGCCGAAGTCAGTAACCAGCCGTGGTCCGAACAGGCCTTGTTCGACTGCCTGCGCCAGGCCCAACCTTTTGCCGAGCTGGACCTGCGCCATTACCAGTCACTGCTGCGCCTCCTGGCCGAGGGCTACAACGGCCGCCAGGGCGTGCGTGCCGCCTATGTCCACCGCGATGCGGTCAGCGGCATGTTGCGCGGGCGCCGGGGCAGCCAGCTGACCGCGCTGACCAGCGGCGGCACCATCCCGGAAACTGCCGACTATGCCGTGCTGCTCGAACCCCAGGCGTTGAACATCGGCAGCGTCAACGAAGACTTCGCGGTCGAAAGCATTGCCGGCGATATCTTCCAGCTGGGCAATGCGTCGTACCGCATCCTGCGCGTCGAGCCCGGTCGGGTCAGGGTCGAGGACGCCCATGGGCTGCCGCCGACCATTCCGTTCTGGCTCGGCGAGGCGCCTGGGCGCAGCGACGAGCTATCGACCGCAGTGGCCCGGCTACAAGCCCGTATCGATGAGCAGCTGCAGCTCAGTGGCGGCGAACCTGAGCCGGTCCGCCAGTGGCTGCAGGACAGCTATGAACTGCACCAGGACACCGTCAGCCAACTGCTTGATTATCTCCAGCGTACCTGGCAAGTGCTCGGCGCCCTGCCCTCGCAGCAGACGCTGGTGATGGAGCGTTTCTTCGACGAGTCTGGCGGTACCCAGCTGATCATCCACTCACCCTATGGCAGCCGGATCAACCGCGCCTGGGGGCTGGCCCTGCGCAAGCGTTTCTGCCGCACCTTCAATTTCGAGCTGCAAGCTGCGGCCAGCGAGGACGCGATCGTACTCTCGCTGTCGACCAGCCACAGTTTCGAGCTCGACGAAGTGTGGCGCTACCTGTCGAGCAAGAGCGCCGAGACGATCCTGATCCAGGCCGTGCTCGACGCCCCGCTGTTTGGCGTGCGCTGGCGCTGGAACGCTGCGGTAGCCCTGGCCCTGCCGCGTTTCGTCGGCGGGCGCAAGGTGGCGCCGCAGATCCAGCGAATGAAGAGCGAGGACCTGGTTGCAGCCGTGTTCCCAGACCAGATCGCCTGCCTGGAAAACATCGCCGGCGAACGGCAGATCCCCGATCACCCGCTGGTCGAACAGACCCTCGACGATTGCCTGCACGAAGCGATGGACAGCGAGGGCTGGCTGGCCCTGCTCAGGCGCATGGAAAATGGCCAGGTGCGCCTGCTCAGCCGTGACTTGCCGGCGCCATCGCCCTTGGCGGCGGCCATTCTCAATGCGCGTCCCTACGCCTTTCTCGATGATGCCCCGCTCGAAGAGCGGCGCACCCAGGCGGTGCTCAATCGGCGCTGGAACGAGGTGCACAGCAGCGACGAGCTTGGCGCACTGGATGCCGAGGCGATTGTCGCAGTGCAGGATGAAGCCTGGCCGCAACCGACCAGCAGCGACGAGATGCATGAGGCACTGATGAGCCTGGGCGCCATCAGCCAGGCTGAAGTAGAAGGCAACCCTGGTTGGCAGGCACTGCTGCACACTTTAGCCAAGGCCGGACGCAGCACCTGCCTGCATACGCCCGGCCAGCCACTGTGGCTGGCCCGCGAGCGCTTGAACCTGTTCACGGCGTTGTACCCGGGCGCACGGCTTGAACCGTCTGTAGACCTGCTTGCTGGGTTCGATCACCCCATAGATACCGATACCGCACTCACCGAACTGCTGCGCGCCCGCCTCAGCGGCTTTGGACCTCTGACGCTCTCGCAGATCGCCGCCCCGCTGGGCTTGGCGGAGCCGGACATCGAGCAGGCCCTGGCACGCCTGGAGCAGCAAGGCTATGTGTTGCGCGGTCACTTCAGCCCAGCCAGCCAGGCGCTGCAATGGTGTGAGCGCCACCTGCTGGCGCGAATTCATCGCTACACGGTCAAACGTCTGCGCCGAGAGATCGAGCCGGTCAGCCTGCAGGACTTCATGCGCTTTCTGTTCGATTGGCAGCACCTGGCCAGCCAGGATCGCTTGCGCGGGCCTGAGGCGATCAGTGAAGTGCTGGGGCAGTTGCAAGGCTTCCCGAGTGCTGCCGGTGCCTGGGAGGCAGACCTGCTGCCAGCGCGGATCAAGGACTACAGCCCACATTGGCTGGACGATGCCTGCCGCAGCGGGCAGTGGGCGTGGAGCCGGCTGGCGGCGACGGCGTCGAGCAGTACCCTGTCGAGCACGCCACTGGTGCTGCTACCGCGTGAGCACTTGGGGCTGTGGCGCAGCTTGGCCAGCGCGCCTGAGGTGAGTGAGCTGGGGCCACGTGCGCAACGGGTGCATGAGGCATTGCACCGCCACGGGGCGTTGTTCTTCGATGAATTGAGCCACGAGGCCCACCTGCTGCCCAGCGAGTTGGAGTCCGCCTTGCAGGAGCTGGTGGGCTCGGGCCTGGTCGGCGCAGATAGCTTTACCGGCTTGCGCAGCCTGATCACACCCGCCGCCAAGCGCTCATCGCGCATCAGCCGCCGTGGCCATCCGCCGATGTCCAGCAGCATGGCTCACGCCGGACGCTGGGCATTGCTCAGGCGCAATAGCGCCGAGCCCGATCACGATCAACGCCTGGAGCACATTGCCCGGGCGCTGTTGCGCCGCTATGGGGTGATCTGCTGGCGCTTGCTGGAGCGCGAAAGCGATGCCCTGCCGCCGTGGCGAGAGATGCTGCGCTGTTATCACCGGCTGGAAGCGCGCGGCGAGATTCGTGGTGGGCGTTTCATTGCGGGGTTGGCGGGGGAACAGTTTGCCTTGCCCGAAGCGGTCGGGCTGCTGCGCCAGGTCAGGCGGCGGGCGCTGGATGGCGAGCTGGTGATGGTAAGTGCCAGTGATCCGCTGAATTTGATTGGCACATTATTGCCAGGGAGCAAGGTGCCTGCGGTGAGTGGCAATCGGCTGCTTTACCGCGATGGCCTGCCGGTGGCTGCGCGGGTGGCGGGCAAGTATGTGTTTTTGCTTGAGGCGCCTGCCGAGCAGGAGGCCTGGCGGCTGAAGTTGCTGCGTGGCTGA
- a CDS encoding type B 50S ribosomal protein L31, whose product MKPDIHPAYRPVLFHDTAADVYFLIGSTVETDRTHQHSDGQRYPYVALDVSSASHPVYTGQQRKTTVEGRVAGFNKRFAGFTAR is encoded by the coding sequence ATGAAGCCTGATATCCACCCTGCCTATCGTCCAGTGTTGTTTCATGACACCGCTGCCGACGTGTATTTCCTGATCGGCTCAACCGTTGAGACTGATCGTACCCACCAGCACAGCGATGGCCAGCGCTATCCGTACGTGGCCCTGGATGTGTCGAGCGCTTCGCATCCGGTGTATACCGGCCAGCAGCGCAAGACCACCGTGGAAGGGCGAGTGGCTGGGTTCAACAAGCGTTTTGCCGGGTTCACTGCGCGTTAG